TGCAGCGACTGGAATGGTCCCATACATCCATCATTTTACCGTATTGGCCATCCATAATTTTGCGAACCCCAGATACATAAAGGAGGTTCCGTAAGTTTTTCAGACCTACAACTTTAACAGCTTGTAAGATGGAACTGACTTGGCTTCTGTTCGCAAAAAAAGCAGAGTTAGAAAGTTTGAGTAAGTCCGCTGAAAGAGCAGGGTTTCTTTCAATTTCCTGAGAGATCATGTGTAAGTCAGAATCTGGATTGTTACAAAGTAAAATAATCTTTGTAAGAGAATGCGGTAGCGGAGGCAGACCATCAATTTCATTTAAGAGTTTTGTTTTTAGGTCTGTTTGAATTTCTACCGGTGTAGTCACTTCCGGGACAGACAATGTAGCGCGTGTTATTTTATCGTTTGTAAAGATCTTGAATTTTTCAGAACCAATGCCTGAATTTTTTAAAAGAAGTTGGATGAGTACTAATCCTAAACCAGCAGACTCTGTACTGTCCGAAACATCAGTGAATGCATCCGAAAGGTCATTGTAGTTCTTGGCAACTTCGATCCTTCGATTAACTCGTGCTAATTCCTCTTTGGTGATGGGAGCGTTGTTTTCCACAGCAAAGTGAATGGATTTACCTTCTACTTTCATAAGAAGGCTTATGTAGTAATTTCCACCGTCTAACCTACCCAATTGTTCATTCCATTTCATGATGATATTTTCTTGGAATCGGGACATTCCTTTTGCGTAATCACCTGAGTTTTGGATATCCAAATTTTCGCGGTTAAAGTAATCGCGTTTTGCATTGGCCTTATTGGCATTCATGAGGAGTTCTTTTAGGACGGTGAAGATCACTTCCACTAAATAGAGTTTGTCCATATACCCCCCATTACATGGACAAGTAATGCGTATATCTCCTGATTTTGTTCTTCTGTAACAAAGTAAAAGTTAATTCTGGATTCTTTTGCGGTTTCTAACTGAGAGATAATATCTTGAAAATTCACAAACGCTTTTTCCCGTAACACTCTTATATTTTAATTTCTTTTGGACGCAATAGATATTTTTTTCGCATCCAATTTCTATTTTGTCCCAGGGGACTTGTATAGTGATTACAACAGTGGAGGAAATCACTATGGATATGTTAGACCAAATGAATTTGCATTTACTTATGCAAGAGAGATTGGAGAAAATTTTAGAGGATATGGAAAGAAGACCTAAGGGGAAATCCAAAAAAACAAAAGGTTTTGATCGAATTCCCGCAAACAAAGAACAAGCAGAGTGGAATCTACAAGAAATACCGGTTCTATTTGGTGCTTAACTTAGTGAAAACCGCAACCAAATATTGAGAGTTTTCCTATGGATGATACCGGATTGGTCTTGGTTGGCCCACTTTGCCAGATCCGTTAATGATGGGGGAAAACCCTGAAAAGATTGTAGAAAATCTGTATAATCCCTCTTTGTTTGGAGACTTTTTTCTTTGGATTCAGAAAGAAACTGAACCCCCGATAAAGATTCCTTTTTGCGAAAGTCTTCCCATGCAATTTGGTTTTTACCTTTTCGCTCGCCAGAATACAGACGTTTGGTGGTAAGTTCTAAACTTTTTTTCCGATTGGTTTCCGGTAGATAAAACCTTTCATATCCTGTTCCATTACAATGCGATTTCCCTCGCTCCGCAAGGTAACTCACTCCACTTACAAAAAATTCTCTATCTTCTATTCCGTCTGTAATCGACAAAACCATTCCGAGTAAATTCAAACTGGCATTTGGATAATGGGGCCATTTTTGTCCTTTTTTTTCCCGAAATTGGTGCTCCAAAATTTGGTCTAGAGGGTGTCCTGTATTCACTAAAATTTTAGGATTTGGTAGATCAAAAATATATGCTGATCCACCTAACCAAGTAAAGATGGGGATATGGGGAGGAATCTCTAATAAAAAATGATAGGCAGTACCTCGGCCAGAGTCAAAAGAAACAATATAATCGGGAATTACCCCATGGAACAGTAAGTATCCGAGGGCAGTGTCACTTGCAAAGATAAGAAAGGATTGGCGTTCCGTTTGGATGGTTTTCAAATCCAATTCTAAACCGGGACTTGCTCCCACAAATAAAACTCGCATTTTCTTTGAAGTGAAGGATTGGAACCATTCAAAATTTTTTCCCTCAGAGAGTAGGGAGATTCTGTTTTTCAAATAGTTATGTGTCCACAATCTCCGGAAATGTTGGATTGTGTTTTGATTGACCCCACCGGAAACAAACTGCGATTGAAAATTGGTTCGGCATTCTACTACTAATTCGGAAAAGAAACGTTCGTAACTAGGTGTAATGTACAAATTCCACTTGGAAAGAAGTGATGGAGATGTATTCGGGAGGTTTTGGACTTTGGTTTTTAACTCAAACCAATTGGGGGAATTACCTGTAATCAAAAATACAGATAATCCTTTGGTTTTTGCCAGATTTTCGAGATTTTGAACTTCCCCCCGGAATTCGTTCAACTCATAAATCTCTTTGTGCGGCTCCCAAAAAACAACGATTTGGTGATGATTTGGATCTACTATGTAAGAACGGAAATTGTGTAAGGCACCGACACCAAGAATAACAGGAATGGAAT
Above is a window of Leptospira wolbachii serovar Codice str. CDC DNA encoding:
- a CDS encoding 6-hydroxymethylpterin diphosphokinase MptE-like protein, with amino-acid sequence MNEFRGEVQNLENLAKTKGLSVFLITGNSPNWFELKTKVQNLPNTSPSLLSKWNLYITPSYERFFSELVVECRTNFQSQFVSGGVNQNTIQHFRRLWTHNYLKNRISLLSEGKNFEWFQSFTSKKMRVLFVGASPGLELDLKTIQTERQSFLIFASDTALGYLLFHGVIPDYIVSFDSGRGTAYHFLLEIPPHIPIFTWLGGSAYIFDLPNPKILVNTGHPLDQILEHQFREKKGQKWPHYPNASLNLLGMVLSITDGIEDREFFVSGVSYLAERGKSHCNGTGYERFYLPETNRKKSLELTTKRLYSGERKGKNQIAWEDFRKKESLSGVQFLSESKEKSLQTKRDYTDFLQSFQGFPPSLTDLAKWANQDQSGIIHRKTLNIWLRFSLS